From Actinopolymorpha cephalotaxi, one genomic window encodes:
- a CDS encoding phytanoyl-CoA dioxygenase family protein — MSLMVEESQLASHAAAYAEHGYVLVKGLLDKAEARAYREESHALIERLNRDADPTWESARHLGMGERTELKHCHDVQFQAAAFSRLLVDPRFTDVAAAVMGTPNVQLHHTKLFVKPPEKGSPFPMHQDHPFFPHAKHSVGAAIFHFDDAPLEKGCVQVMPGSHRGGPLTHRSEGGWHLPYSEWPLENATPCEAEAGDVLFFTYLTVHGSGVNTTPEARTTLLVQYRDPADPPTEDLHTHSLGQGMILRGVDPTSRGAAAAAM; from the coding sequence ATGAGCCTCATGGTGGAGGAGTCCCAGCTCGCGTCCCATGCCGCCGCGTACGCCGAACACGGCTACGTGCTCGTCAAAGGCCTTCTGGACAAGGCGGAGGCGCGGGCCTACCGCGAGGAGAGCCACGCGCTGATCGAACGCCTGAACCGCGACGCCGACCCGACCTGGGAGAGTGCCCGGCACCTCGGCATGGGCGAACGCACCGAGCTCAAGCACTGTCACGACGTGCAGTTCCAGGCCGCCGCGTTCTCCAGGCTGCTGGTCGACCCGCGCTTCACCGACGTGGCCGCCGCGGTGATGGGTACGCCGAACGTCCAACTGCACCACACCAAGCTGTTCGTGAAGCCGCCGGAGAAGGGCTCGCCGTTCCCGATGCACCAGGACCATCCGTTCTTCCCCCATGCGAAGCACTCGGTGGGAGCGGCGATCTTCCACTTCGACGACGCCCCGCTGGAGAAGGGCTGCGTACAGGTGATGCCGGGCAGCCACCGCGGCGGCCCGCTCACCCACCGGTCGGAGGGAGGCTGGCACCTGCCGTACTCCGAGTGGCCGCTGGAGAACGCAACGCCGTGTGAGGCGGAGGCCGGCGACGTGCTGTTCTTCACCTATCTCACCGTGCACGGTTCGGGCGTGAACACCACGCCGGAGGCACGTACGACGCTGCTGGTGCAGTACCGCGACCCGGCCGACCCGCCGACCGAGGACCTGCACACCCACTCGCTCGGCCAGGGGATGATCCTGCGCGGCGTCGACCCGACCTCGCGCGGCGCCGCGGCCGCGGCGATGTGA
- a CDS encoding AraC family transcriptional regulator — translation MPGHERQPRERPPGPPPDGRALTSLTAARVGADVAGYRAEFLYWGYYEPRPWRNYLHTHSFFEICYAYAGTGVFRTGEREYAVGPGTLFVARPGDVHEIVSGTADPLCIHYWSYTLVPVRPRRSRSGTPARAEGREVLDLFAAPGARVLSRATERIPPVLDLLTAEAAAPGPAYEQLLSALAGALVVETARAVVDEPGLSPRPGADSAGRDERTAATMVRYLEDNYDRAVAVRDVAAQVHLGERQVSRLFRAHTGTTVHAYLTRLRLEIAAQRLLEHAADGEYAAIAEVARECGYPDVRHFTTAFRRHWGVPPGAFRDGGGTAQLRDRRSTK, via the coding sequence GTGCCCGGCCACGAGAGGCAGCCACGCGAGCGCCCGCCCGGGCCGCCCCCCGACGGCCGGGCGCTCACGTCGCTGACCGCCGCCCGCGTCGGCGCCGACGTGGCCGGGTACCGCGCGGAGTTCCTGTACTGGGGTTACTACGAGCCACGCCCGTGGCGGAACTACCTGCACACGCACTCGTTCTTCGAGATCTGTTACGCCTACGCCGGTACGGGCGTCTTCCGGACCGGCGAGCGGGAGTACGCGGTCGGCCCGGGGACGCTCTTCGTCGCCCGGCCCGGCGACGTGCACGAGATCGTGTCCGGCACCGCCGACCCGCTGTGCATCCACTACTGGTCGTACACGCTGGTGCCCGTCCGGCCGCGGCGCTCGCGGTCCGGCACGCCGGCGCGGGCCGAGGGGCGGGAGGTGCTGGATCTGTTCGCGGCACCGGGTGCGCGGGTGCTGTCGCGGGCGACGGAGCGGATCCCGCCGGTCCTCGACCTGCTCACCGCCGAGGCAGCCGCACCCGGTCCGGCGTACGAACAACTGCTGTCCGCACTGGCCGGCGCCCTGGTGGTGGAGACGGCGCGGGCCGTGGTGGACGAACCCGGCCTGAGCCCGCGGCCCGGTGCCGACTCGGCCGGCCGGGACGAGCGGACCGCGGCCACGATGGTGCGCTACCTGGAGGACAACTACGACCGGGCGGTGGCGGTCCGCGACGTCGCCGCCCAGGTGCACCTCGGCGAGCGGCAGGTGAGCCGGTTGTTCCGGGCGCACACCGGCACGACGGTGCACGCGTACCTCACCCGGCTCCGGCTGGAGATCGCGGCACAGCGACTGCTCGAACACGCGGCCGACGGGGAGTACGCCGCCATCGCCGAGGTCGCGCGGGAGTGCGGTTACCCCGATGTCCGTCACTTCACGACCGCGTTCCGACGGCACTGGGGCGTCCCGCCGGGCGCCTTCCGGGACGGCGGCGGCACCGCGCAGCTACGGGACCGGCGGTCCACAAAGTAG
- a CDS encoding LacI family DNA-binding transcriptional regulator: MPQSRRRADAAALEVAPVAVPSATVAAGPAGPTPPVIPTAPVRATLADVAQRAGVSRSTASRGLTGRGYVAPAARERILLAAEELGYVPDGNARSLKARHTPAVGLLVSDLRNRFYAEVAAGASSVLRDEGYTIVLVDDTGSDPEEVAAARTVLAMRVAGVLVTPVSAEASRLVARHGVPLVEIDRQFCRGECDAVLVDNVTGARELTEHLLGLGHRRIALLVNETGWTTSAGRIRGYHQAWAAAGREVPADGVEPVGFDPDQIEEKVGELLSRRRRPTAVFAANNVVAEAVWRQSARLGLRIPDDLSFVAFDDSPWMSMVSPGITTVAQPSVELGALAARLLLNRMAKPGRPRTTRLDCPLIVRGSTARLGRRRTSSRP, encoded by the coding sequence GTGCCCCAGTCCCGTCGACGCGCCGATGCCGCCGCGTTGGAGGTCGCCCCGGTCGCGGTTCCGAGCGCCACCGTGGCGGCCGGGCCGGCCGGGCCCACACCACCGGTCATCCCCACCGCACCGGTCCGGGCGACACTGGCCGACGTCGCCCAGCGGGCAGGGGTGTCCCGTTCGACGGCCTCGCGCGGGCTCACCGGCCGTGGGTACGTCGCACCCGCCGCCCGCGAACGCATCCTGCTCGCGGCGGAGGAACTCGGCTACGTACCCGACGGGAACGCCCGCAGCCTCAAGGCGCGGCACACCCCGGCCGTCGGTCTGCTGGTGTCCGACCTGCGCAACCGCTTCTACGCCGAGGTCGCCGCGGGGGCGAGCTCGGTACTGCGGGACGAGGGCTACACGATCGTGCTGGTCGACGACACCGGCAGCGACCCGGAGGAGGTGGCCGCGGCCCGTACGGTGCTCGCGATGCGGGTCGCCGGGGTGCTGGTCACGCCGGTCTCGGCCGAGGCCAGCCGGCTGGTCGCCCGGCACGGCGTGCCCCTCGTCGAGATCGACCGGCAGTTCTGCCGTGGAGAGTGCGACGCGGTCCTCGTCGACAACGTCACCGGCGCCCGCGAGCTCACCGAGCACCTGCTCGGCCTCGGCCACCGGCGGATCGCCCTGCTGGTCAACGAGACCGGATGGACGACCAGCGCGGGCCGGATCAGGGGCTACCACCAGGCCTGGGCGGCCGCGGGCAGGGAGGTGCCGGCCGACGGGGTGGAGCCGGTGGGCTTCGACCCGGACCAGATCGAGGAGAAGGTCGGTGAGCTGCTGTCGCGCCGGCGCCGGCCGACCGCGGTGTTCGCGGCCAACAACGTCGTGGCGGAGGCGGTCTGGCGGCAGTCGGCCAGGCTCGGCCTGCGCATCCCCGACGACCTGTCCTTCGTGGCGTTCGACGACTCGCCGTGGATGAGCATGGTGAGCCCCGGCATCACCACGGTCGCCCAGCCGTCGGTGGAGCTGGGTGCCCTGGCCGCCCGGCTGCTGCTGAACCGGATGGCCAAACCCGGTCGCCCGCGCACCACCCGGCTGGACTGCCCGCTGATCGTGCGCGGATCCACCGCCCGGCTGGGTCGTCGGCGTACGTCGTCGCGGCCCTAG
- a CDS encoding alpha-mannosidase produces the protein MSRPAAAPARLLHMIGNAHIDPVWLWQWPEGFQEARSTFWSAIHRMAEYPDFAFTCDQVALLAFVEEADPALFEEIRKRVADGRWVNVGGWWVEPDCNVPTGESFVRQGLYGQRYLREKFGVTASVGLNADPFGHNATLPQILRKQGLTAYCFLRPGPHEAELPGNPFWWEAADGSRVLAYRIPHEYCSPRADIAYHTDKALAQLPPGLGSAMVFYGVGNHGGGPTKDNIDSVHRLDRLGSYGELRLSSPPAYVEDVLASGVELPVWRGDLQHHAAGCYAAHSGIKAWMRSAEHALVVAERWASVAAAVAGTPYPHEALTHAWKQVLFNQFHDILPGTSIEPAYDDARDQLGEARSIARRTVNLALQTLARDTDIPFREGSQPVLVFNPHPWRVRADVECEFGLSIERPWVEDDAGQPVPSQSTRALATTSNPKRLAFPADLPPLGHRLYWIRPGSQAPVSVGDRASETVAVEATSGPVLENAHLRAEVDPATGWLKTLLDKAAGVDLMAGVAGIDAPHTVVTDDPTDTWGHRVVSYAGPGTPFTCTSARIVENGPVRTVVRVESRYEKSTLVEEIILAADARHLEVRVDLDWQEKLRLLKLRFPVGLQDPAATYEIPYGHLSRPADGAEEPGQSWVDVSGTLPGGARAGLAVVNDAKSAYDVSGADIGITAARSPVYAWHEPRQLEPDGLYSYQDQGRQTFRYLLVPHAGDWRDAGVVRLAAELTEPAQPTYESFHPGARPATASYAVEGAAAQGEVGKSGSVVTTVLKRAEDGGALVVRAYESAGVPATWSLDLGFAGRTVTATFGPYEIRSFLVPFDADRPIVETDLLEQPLTETPAATDEGVTE, from the coding sequence ATGTCTCGACCAGCGGCCGCCCCCGCGCGGCTCCTGCACATGATCGGCAACGCCCACATCGACCCGGTGTGGCTGTGGCAGTGGCCGGAGGGGTTCCAGGAGGCCCGGTCGACGTTCTGGTCGGCGATCCACCGGATGGCGGAGTACCCCGACTTCGCCTTCACCTGTGACCAGGTGGCGCTGCTCGCCTTCGTGGAGGAGGCCGATCCCGCGCTGTTCGAGGAGATCCGCAAGCGGGTCGCGGACGGCCGCTGGGTGAACGTCGGCGGCTGGTGGGTCGAACCCGACTGCAACGTCCCCACCGGTGAGTCGTTCGTACGCCAGGGCCTCTACGGCCAGCGTTACCTGCGGGAGAAGTTCGGTGTCACCGCGTCGGTCGGGCTGAACGCCGACCCGTTCGGGCACAACGCGACGCTCCCCCAGATCCTGCGCAAGCAGGGGTTGACGGCGTACTGCTTCCTGCGTCCGGGCCCGCACGAGGCGGAGCTGCCGGGCAACCCGTTCTGGTGGGAGGCGGCGGACGGATCCCGCGTGCTGGCCTACCGCATCCCGCACGAGTACTGCAGTCCGCGCGCCGACATCGCCTACCACACGGACAAGGCGCTGGCCCAGCTCCCGCCGGGACTCGGCTCGGCGATGGTCTTCTACGGCGTCGGCAACCACGGCGGCGGGCCGACCAAGGACAACATCGACAGCGTGCACCGGCTGGATCGGCTCGGTTCGTACGGCGAACTCCGGCTGTCCAGCCCGCCCGCCTACGTCGAGGACGTGCTCGCCTCCGGCGTGGAGCTTCCGGTGTGGCGCGGCGACCTCCAGCACCACGCCGCCGGCTGTTACGCCGCGCACTCCGGCATCAAGGCGTGGATGCGCTCCGCCGAGCACGCCCTCGTCGTGGCCGAACGCTGGGCGAGCGTGGCCGCGGCCGTCGCGGGCACTCCGTATCCGCACGAGGCACTCACCCACGCGTGGAAGCAGGTGCTGTTCAACCAGTTCCACGACATCCTGCCGGGCACCTCGATCGAGCCCGCCTACGACGACGCCCGCGACCAGTTGGGCGAGGCCCGGTCCATCGCCCGGCGTACTGTCAACCTCGCCTTGCAGACGTTGGCGCGCGACACCGACATCCCGTTCCGTGAGGGAAGTCAGCCAGTACTGGTGTTCAACCCGCACCCGTGGCGGGTCCGGGCCGACGTCGAGTGCGAGTTCGGCCTGTCCATCGAGCGGCCGTGGGTGGAGGACGACGCCGGGCAGCCGGTGCCGTCCCAGTCCACCCGCGCGCTGGCCACCACGTCCAACCCGAAACGGCTGGCCTTCCCGGCAGACCTTCCCCCGTTGGGACATCGGCTGTACTGGATCCGGCCGGGGTCGCAGGCCCCTGTCTCCGTTGGCGATCGCGCCTCCGAGACGGTGGCTGTCGAGGCCACGTCCGGGCCCGTGCTGGAGAACGCCCACCTGCGGGCCGAGGTCGACCCGGCGACCGGGTGGCTGAAAACCCTGCTGGACAAGGCGGCCGGAGTCGACCTGATGGCGGGTGTCGCCGGTATCGACGCGCCGCACACGGTGGTCACCGACGACCCCACCGACACCTGGGGCCACCGGGTGGTGTCCTACGCCGGCCCGGGTACGCCGTTCACCTGCACGTCGGCGCGGATCGTGGAGAACGGCCCGGTGCGCACCGTCGTCCGGGTGGAGAGCAGGTACGAGAAGTCCACGCTGGTGGAGGAGATCATCCTCGCCGCGGACGCCCGGCACCTGGAGGTGCGGGTCGACCTGGACTGGCAGGAGAAGCTGCGGCTGCTGAAGCTGCGGTTCCCGGTCGGACTGCAGGATCCCGCCGCGACGTACGAGATTCCCTACGGCCACCTCTCCCGGCCCGCCGACGGTGCGGAGGAGCCCGGCCAGTCCTGGGTGGACGTGAGCGGCACGCTCCCCGGCGGCGCCCGGGCCGGGCTCGCCGTGGTCAACGACGCCAAGTCCGCCTACGACGTCAGCGGTGCCGACATCGGCATCACCGCCGCCCGCAGTCCGGTCTACGCCTGGCACGAGCCGCGTCAACTCGAGCCTGACGGCCTCTACAGCTACCAGGACCAGGGCCGGCAGACCTTCCGCTACCTCCTGGTGCCGCACGCGGGTGACTGGCGCGACGCGGGCGTGGTGCGGCTGGCGGCGGAGTTGACCGAACCCGCCCAGCCGACGTACGAGTCGTTCCACCCGGGCGCACGGCCGGCGACCGCGTCGTACGCCGTGGAAGGTGCCGCTGCGCAAGGCGAAGTCGGGAAGAGCGGCTCGGTGGTCACGACCGTCCTGAAGCGCGCCGAGGACGGCGGCGCGCTGGTGGTCCGGGCGTACGAGTCGGCCGGGGTGCCGGCCACCTGGAGCCTGGACCTCGGCTTCGCCGGGCGTACGGTCACCGCGACCTTCGGACCGTACGAGATCAGGTCGTTCCTGGTGCCGTTCGACGCCGACCGGCCGATCGTGGAGACCGATCTGCTCGAGCAGCCTCTGACCGAGACCCCGGCCGCCACCGACGAAGGAGTCACCGAGTGA
- a CDS encoding D-sedoheptulose-7-phosphate isomerase → MHDVLARQLADHVDTARAVEPLLAGVAELGELLCTTFAAGGRLYTFGNGGSAADAQHLAAELIGRYKRERRPLPAVALSVDPSVVTCIGNDYSFDDVFARQVTALAGPGDLVAGFTTSGTSANVVAGLAAAHEAGARAVLFAAGSGGKAAEHADVSLLVPSDTTARTQEMHLLLLHLLSEWVDAWAAGETDERGAVLQAATTG, encoded by the coding sequence ATGCACGACGTTCTGGCCCGGCAGCTGGCCGACCACGTGGACACGGCGCGGGCGGTCGAGCCGCTGCTGGCGGGGGTCGCGGAGCTCGGCGAGCTGCTGTGCACGACGTTCGCGGCCGGCGGGCGGCTCTACACGTTCGGCAACGGCGGCAGTGCCGCCGACGCGCAGCATCTGGCCGCGGAGCTGATCGGCCGCTACAAGCGCGAACGCCGGCCGCTGCCCGCGGTGGCGCTGAGCGTGGACCCGTCGGTGGTGACCTGCATCGGCAACGACTACAGCTTCGACGACGTGTTCGCCCGGCAGGTCACCGCGCTGGCCGGGCCCGGCGACCTGGTCGCAGGGTTCACCACCAGCGGCACGTCCGCGAACGTCGTGGCCGGGCTGGCCGCCGCGCACGAGGCGGGTGCCCGGGCGGTGCTCTTCGCCGCCGGCTCGGGTGGGAAGGCGGCCGAGCACGCCGACGTGTCCCTGCTGGTTCCGTCGGACACGACCGCGCGGACCCAGGAGATGCACCTGCTCCTGCTGCACCTGCTCAGTGAGTGGGTCGACGCGTGGGCCGCGGGCGAGACCGACGAACGCGGCGCCGTCCTCCAGGCCGCAACGACCGGTTGA
- a CDS encoding alpha/beta fold hydrolase, producing the protein MPTSAVDPVRDLVVGDGSVPIAVRDFGGDGRPLVLLHGAGGNLAHWTSFAPLLAPDFRVVAPDLRGHGHSANGPWTWTDVLTDVQAVVDHLGLANPVVVGHSLGGYVAARWGRTHPDCPAIVDLDGFRSAETGRDNYPGMDPRAARPRPRHPLPALRRPGEDDGRTARTEAGGSAARPTGRHDDRAGSAGRTGDRGVRPEPGGARRSDLPPTGGGDRAGDPVTAAGRRPAGDAARGALPHPALRGDRRPPVPTGGR; encoded by the coding sequence ATGCCCACGTCAGCGGTCGACCCGGTAAGGGATCTCGTGGTCGGCGACGGGTCGGTACCGATCGCCGTACGCGACTTCGGCGGGGACGGGCGGCCGCTGGTCCTGCTGCACGGGGCAGGAGGGAACCTCGCCCACTGGACGTCGTTCGCACCACTGCTGGCGCCGGACTTCCGGGTCGTGGCGCCGGACCTGCGCGGGCACGGGCATTCGGCGAACGGGCCATGGACCTGGACGGACGTGCTCACCGACGTGCAGGCGGTGGTCGACCACCTCGGACTGGCCAACCCGGTCGTCGTCGGGCACTCCCTGGGCGGCTACGTCGCGGCGCGGTGGGGGCGTACGCATCCCGACTGCCCCGCGATCGTCGACCTGGACGGATTCCGCAGCGCCGAGACCGGTCGGGACAACTACCCAGGGATGGATCCCCGAGCAGCTCGGCCGCGACCTCGCCACCCTCTCCCAGCTCTTCGCCGGCCAGGCGAGGACGATGGCCGAACCGCTCGCACCGAAGCAGGTGGCAGCGCTGCGCGACCAACTGGTCGGCACGATGACCGCGCTGGGTCAGCCGGCCGGACAGGTGACCGAGGTGTTCGACCGGAACCTGGTGGTGCGCGACGGTCAGACCTTCCTCCGACCGGAGGCGGAGACCGTGCAGGAGATCCGGTCACTGCTGCGGGACGACGACCTGCTGGAGACGCTGCACGAGGTGCGCTGCCCCACCCTGCTCTGCGTGGCGACCGACGACCCCCCGTCCCCACCGGCGGTCGGTGA
- a CDS encoding aldo/keto reductase — protein sequence MRTTTLGAGGPQVGRIGLGCMGMSWAYGEGERDDATSIKVIHRALDLGVTLIDTADAYGPYSNEQLVGRALRGRRDQAVLATKVGLIPDGTRQLHRNARPEYIRGAIEGSLARLGVDHVDLYQLHRVDPAVPLAESWGALAELVAQGKVRAIGLSEATLAEIREAQAIHPVASVQSELSLWTRGQLDEIVPYTEEQGIAFLPFSPLGRGFLTGAITSAADLPEGDMRKQLPRFQGEAFDANQALVAKVRAVAERVGATPGQVALAWVVARGQYVVPIPGTKRLRYLEENAAAGDLELPADALAELDALPPAVGDRYGSAFAGASTGAK from the coding sequence ATGCGAACGACGACGCTCGGTGCCGGAGGTCCGCAGGTCGGCCGGATCGGCCTGGGTTGCATGGGGATGTCCTGGGCGTACGGCGAGGGTGAACGCGACGACGCCACCTCGATCAAGGTGATCCACCGCGCCCTCGACCTCGGCGTCACGCTGATCGACACCGCCGACGCGTACGGCCCGTACTCCAACGAGCAGCTCGTCGGCCGGGCCCTGCGCGGCCGGCGCGACCAGGCGGTCCTCGCCACGAAGGTCGGGCTGATCCCGGACGGCACCCGTCAGCTGCACCGCAACGCGCGGCCGGAGTACATCCGCGGCGCGATCGAGGGCAGCCTCGCCCGGCTGGGCGTGGACCACGTCGACCTCTACCAGCTGCACCGCGTCGACCCGGCCGTCCCGCTGGCGGAGAGCTGGGGTGCGCTGGCCGAGCTCGTCGCGCAGGGCAAGGTCCGGGCGATCGGCCTGTCCGAGGCGACGCTGGCGGAGATCAGGGAGGCGCAGGCGATCCACCCGGTGGCCAGTGTCCAGTCCGAGCTGTCGCTGTGGACCCGCGGCCAGCTCGACGAGATCGTCCCCTACACCGAGGAGCAGGGGATCGCGTTCCTGCCGTTCTCTCCGCTCGGGCGCGGGTTCCTCACCGGCGCCATCACCTCCGCGGCCGACCTGCCCGAGGGCGACATGCGCAAGCAACTGCCGCGCTTCCAGGGCGAGGCGTTCGACGCCAACCAGGCGCTGGTGGCGAAGGTGCGCGCGGTGGCCGAGCGCGTCGGCGCCACGCCTGGCCAGGTCGCGCTGGCCTGGGTGGTCGCGCGGGGGCAGTACGTCGTGCCGATCCCCGGCACGAAGCGGCTGCGCTACCTCGAGGAGAACGCCGCCGCGGGCGACCTGGAGCTGCCGGCCGACGCGCTGGCCGAGCTGGACGCGCTGCCGCCCGCGGTCGGCGACCGGTACGGCTCGGCGTTCGCCGGCGCCTCGACCGGCGCCAAGTAG
- a CDS encoding alpha/beta fold hydrolase, translating into MATYVLVAGNWLGAWAWTDVTARLRAAGHDVHPVTLTGVGDRVHLASREVDLDTHVADVVHTIEYADLHEVILVGHSYGGFPVTGAAERVPDRIARLVYVESGPLPSGTSQLDMAGPEEREATLRRMKEREDGWLLPPPSPAELASGAPVYAGLDEAARAVFTARAVPQPLNANAQPLHLAGDGRRDGLPHTLVTCMFPLEQVRAMIAEGHPYFAGFGGKEWTYAEVPTGHWPMLSEPERLARALADLG; encoded by the coding sequence ATGGCCACATACGTACTCGTCGCCGGCAACTGGCTCGGCGCCTGGGCATGGACCGACGTCACCGCCCGCCTGCGCGCGGCCGGCCACGACGTCCACCCCGTCACGCTCACCGGTGTCGGCGACCGGGTGCACCTCGCGTCCCGGGAGGTCGACCTGGACACCCACGTCGCCGACGTCGTGCACACCATCGAGTACGCCGACCTGCACGAGGTGATCCTGGTCGGCCACAGCTACGGCGGCTTCCCGGTGACGGGCGCGGCCGAGCGGGTGCCGGACCGGATCGCGCGCCTGGTCTACGTCGAGAGCGGGCCGCTGCCGAGCGGGACGTCGCAGCTGGACATGGCCGGGCCGGAGGAGCGCGAGGCGACGCTGCGGCGGATGAAGGAACGCGAGGACGGCTGGCTCCTTCCGCCGCCGTCACCGGCCGAGCTCGCCTCCGGCGCACCGGTGTACGCCGGACTCGACGAGGCGGCCAGGGCGGTGTTCACCGCCCGGGCGGTCCCGCAGCCGCTGAACGCCAACGCCCAGCCGCTCCACCTCGCCGGCGACGGCCGCCGCGACGGCCTGCCGCACACCCTGGTCACCTGCATGTTCCCGCTGGAGCAGGTGCGGGCGATGATCGCCGAGGGTCATCCGTACTTCGCCGGGTTCGGCGGCAAGGAGTGGACCTACGCCGAGGTGCCGACCGGGCACTGGCCGATGCTGTCCGAGCCCGAGCGGCTGGCGCGGGCGCTCGCCGACCTCGGCTGA
- a CDS encoding helix-turn-helix transcriptional regulator, which yields MSPNPSPAERPHPTTRVLALLELLQAHHRLGGAELADRLGVDQRTVRRYATRLTEFGVPVEAERGRYGGYRLRPV from the coding sequence ATGTCGCCGAACCCGTCACCCGCCGAGCGGCCGCACCCCACGACCCGGGTGCTCGCGCTGCTCGAGCTCCTGCAGGCCCACCACCGGCTCGGCGGCGCCGAGCTCGCCGACCGGCTGGGCGTCGACCAGCGCACCGTCCGCCGGTACGCCACCCGGCTGACCGAGTTCGGCGTACCCGTGGAGGCCGAGCGCGGTCGCTACGGCGGCTACCGCCTGCGCCCCGTATAG
- a CDS encoding recombinase family protein, which translates to MSVATITPLVPATLRAATYLRISLDATGEELGVARQRQALSGIATSRGWAAAVELSDNDLSAAGKIRRPGFERLLRLMETGQVDVVLAYAFDRIARNSRDAVRFLEAAKAARVRVVLANGGELDLDSPMGMFVAELMGNVAKLEITTKGARQKLANAQRAERGIAPVTKRLFGFTRDKAAHVPAEADAVRAAFDRVLAGGSVRGIIGELNGAGLFTPLPDLDENGLVKGTGKPPERGGKPWTAGKVHGLLRNPQYAGFRVYDGQERPGTWEPIVDPEKWRAVQRILDDPDRFHGKPLARRWVGGGLYLCGPCADEGITSVVVCTSRSRTAGPVRIYKCTRKAHMSLKAEPVDALVRAVVCKRLREPDAADLLVDDTRPDTAALRTEAESLRVRIRGLGDLVEDGSMSPGEYKERKARLTQKLAEAEAGMQDFDRSPLLAGLVHADDVHAAFDALGLDQQRAVIDVLFTVTLRPAGGGRRAFDSSWVEFTPKA; encoded by the coding sequence ATGAGCGTCGCCACCATCACCCCGCTCGTCCCGGCCACCCTGCGCGCGGCCACCTACCTACGGATCAGCCTCGACGCCACCGGCGAGGAGCTGGGCGTCGCCCGGCAGCGGCAGGCGCTCTCCGGCATCGCCACCTCGCGCGGCTGGGCTGCCGCCGTGGAGCTGTCCGACAACGACCTCAGCGCGGCAGGCAAGATCCGCCGCCCCGGCTTCGAGCGGCTGCTCCGGCTCATGGAGACCGGGCAGGTGGACGTGGTGCTGGCGTACGCCTTCGACCGCATCGCCCGGAACAGCCGCGACGCGGTTCGGTTCCTGGAGGCGGCGAAGGCGGCGCGGGTGCGCGTCGTCCTGGCGAACGGCGGCGAGCTGGACCTGGACAGCCCGATGGGCATGTTCGTGGCGGAGCTGATGGGCAACGTCGCGAAGCTGGAGATCACCACGAAGGGCGCGCGGCAGAAGCTCGCGAACGCCCAGCGCGCAGAGAGGGGCATCGCACCCGTGACCAAGCGACTGTTCGGCTTCACCCGGGATAAGGCGGCGCACGTGCCCGCCGAGGCCGACGCGGTGCGCGCGGCGTTCGACCGCGTGCTGGCCGGTGGCAGCGTCCGCGGCATCATCGGCGAGCTGAACGGCGCCGGGCTGTTCACCCCGCTGCCCGACCTGGACGAGAACGGGCTCGTGAAGGGCACTGGCAAGCCGCCGGAGCGGGGCGGCAAGCCCTGGACGGCGGGCAAGGTGCACGGCCTGCTCCGGAACCCGCAGTACGCCGGTTTCCGGGTCTACGACGGGCAGGAGCGGCCGGGCACCTGGGAGCCGATCGTGGACCCGGAGAAGTGGCGTGCGGTGCAGCGCATCCTGGACGACCCGGACCGGTTCCACGGGAAGCCGCTGGCGCGCCGGTGGGTGGGCGGCGGACTGTACCTGTGCGGCCCGTGCGCGGACGAGGGGATCACGTCGGTGGTGGTGTGCACCAGCCGCAGCCGTACGGCCGGACCGGTGCGGATCTACAAGTGCACCCGCAAGGCGCACATGAGCTTGAAGGCGGAGCCGGTCGACGCCCTGGTGCGCGCCGTGGTGTGCAAGCGGCTTCGGGAGCCGGACGCGGCCGACCTGCTGGTGGATGACACCCGCCCGGACACTGCCGCACTGCGTACCGAGGCCGAGTCGCTGCGGGTGCGCATCCGCGGCCTGGGTGACCTGGTGGAAGACGGCTCGATGAGCCCGGGGGAGTACAAGGAGCGCAAGGCCCGGTTGACGCAGAAGCTCGCCGAGGCGGAGGCGGGGATGCAGGACTTCGACCGGTCCCCGCTGCTGGCCGGGCTGGTGCACGCCGACGACGTGCACGCCGCGTTCGACGCTCTCGGGCTCGACCAGCAGCGCGCGGTCATCGACGTTCTGTTCACCGTCACCCTGCGGCCCGCTGGCGGCGGCCGTCGCGCCTTCGACTCGTCCTGGGTGGAGTTCACCCCGAAGGCCTGA